The window AAACATACACTATAGGTGAAGGAGGTCAGCTGGAATAGGATCCAGAACCCCATGACCCTACAAAGGAAAATCAActaatgctgtttgtttgtttttatctgtctTTGCACCATTTatgcattttcttctttgtgtttttttattccaagcAGCTTTcatatgcctttttttttgacagactGACATTTAACAGTGCCAAGGTGTATGGAACTGTGGATGGTTGGTTTTATagcatgttttttatttcactaCCTCTTTCTTACAGTTCACATTTGACTGACAAACCGAGTGAGGCTACACTTCCTCTTATTTTGGCATTCTTGGTGACTTTGAGCAGGACGTTTTTCTTGGTTTGGACGAAAAGTGTGAGTCACGTCCCCAGGAGGAAGGTAGTCGGACTCTCAAAGTGATTTCATAAATTTAATTGAAACAATCCCACATCGTAAAGACCGAGcggaaaaactttattttaagaaTCTGTCTTTAATGCCACAAAGTAAAGGAAGAGAGACACTAAATCAGTCGAGGGGAGatctgaaacaaaataaatgtgaaatcaaTAGATTTAGCTACAACCCATATCTCCCACGTTTATCAGCGCAAaccaacaaatgaaataaaaaaggtcaGGTCAGAGAGAACAGACTATGATGGTTTAGACaagtccagaggagagacagggactatatcggtagaaggatgctgaggatggaactgccagggaacagggctagaggtcgacccaggagaagagacatggacgtagtgagggaggacatgagagtagctggtgttgaggaggacgatgcaaaggacagggtgaagtggagaaggtcgatTTACTGTGGCATTTGGAAACTATAAATGAGTCGTTACAGTTTGTTGAATGATATTAGAAATGTTGAAGATAGTGGGAACATGTGGAATGATGAATGTTTTCATCTGAGAAAACGAGGAATTCAAAAATCAGTGACAAAGCTCAGGAATTTCTTTTCACAGAAAATCAGAATATTTTTGGAAGTATGACAGAACTgtctgcacatttttttttattgtatttactaTACCGTACTCATATAGGCAGAACATAGCACCATACACTAAGCATGTGGGATCCGGCTTCTCCAGCGAGCACCACTGTTTCAAGAAGTGCTGGTATCTGCTGCGCTGGAGGCCTCTCGTGGACAAAATGGGAAGTGACATCGGAGATGTGCATTCACACACCCACGTCCACGTCATCAACAGATGCACGCAATAACATTTGGAAATAAGAGACATAATCGTGACTTTTGATTAAAGTTTATTAAATACAGATTTGAAGTAAAACTCCTGTGATCCACACTACTGTGGCATGTTGAAGTCTGCAGGGTACATCAGCCTTAAACGTTTCACTCGAGTATCTTAAATATTCATTACAGTTCATTCACAGAAGTATTTGTCTGGTTTTCATCCTATGACTTTTTGGTCAGATTCCAATGTTAAACATATTAATtaatgggtaaaaaaaaaaaagttcatttctACCACACCCAAAATGAAACTTTGGGGTGAAAGGTCGCCAGCAGACTGAAGGGAAGACAGGCATCGAGCTTCAGGGGAAAGCTGGTTTTCGAGTCTTACGTGTGCATGATGATTCgtcatgaaatgtttttgtgtgtgatatcTAGTGGAAAGCAACCACATGGCAATGATAAATCTGCACAACTGTGGCAGATGTACTCTTGGATGCTATGAGAAAATATTGGTGCTGTATCGCTTCAAAAatcaatgtttaatttaatagcTATTCTACATTATGCACAGTACTTTCAAGGATTACAAATATCTAATAAGGCAAGTGAATTCTCCCTTTATCGCTGCCACGAGGGCGTTTCTTACATGCACCCACAACCAAACAGATGCCACAACTATCTGATTCTCTGGATGATCTTCATTTAAATACTAAAACACCTCCTCCAGTTCATTATTGCTTCCATGAATGAACATTTTAAGAATGATACACAAAATAAACTAAAGACAGTGCCATTAAAAACACGGTTGACTGCTAATTTCTTtggggagaaaaagaaaattgatgtCATGTGATATTTCAAGACTTTTCTCTGAGGCCCTTCTGAAACATTATAAAAGCAAACATGTCAGCAACAGAGAGGACAAACAAGTGAAATGTCTGTTGAGGTTGTGCTTCGCGACGTTTCACCCTTTGACACAAATACTGATAGAAGCTTGAGAGTTAGGCCAGCTGTGAGGACAGCTGTCAACACAAGGGTATTTACTGTTAACATGCAGGGAGACGCTGCACGTGATCTGCAAACACATGTGTGACGCAGACCAACAGAAGATGTAGCACATCAAAGAAATAACTCTCCTCAGAGTGTGGCGCTGCTGGCTAATAAAAGCACGATTCAGGCTCTCCATGCCCGCCGTCTCTCCTGTAGTTCCACAGCCTGTTTCCAGCGAGGGCATCGTGTCATCGCCGACGCTCCGAGTGATCCTGAGAATGCGTGAATCGCTGAGGCAGACAAACCGTATTGGGTGCAGAGCATTCATTCAGCATCGCTTTCTTTCACCTCCAGCACATCCAAGTCTCCTTGTGTTATATTCAGTCCAGAGCGCAGGAGACGCATGCCAGCGTAAAACTCGTAGTTCCTGACAAAGAGTCAACGGCTTCCAGAATGCAGCGGGCTGACTGGCCGCTGATCGGGTGCAGCGGACTTTAACCACCAATGAGTCGCTGATCAcagtcctcttcctcaggttAGCGGAGAGACCCTGAAGACCGGTGACACAAATGTTACACCGTTCAAAAGCAATCCTCACAATCAAAGTGTTTCTTCATGCTGGCTGATCTACTGCTTCATTAACGATGTAAGAATGTGACTTTTACTGGTAAAAATGGGTAGAATAGATTGACATGAATAATAAATCTTAGTTCAGGACTATTATGTGAACTCTACTTACCTCGTCTCTGATCTGTTCGTGGAAAAATGGAAGCAAGATCATCCATGTCGAGACATTTTTCTCCACGTGAGCAGCAGGGATTGTCCCAATTCGCCCCATCGTCACCACCACACCTTGACTTTCACCGTCATCCTCCAGGACTGCCATGTCACTCAAGATACCCCTCGAAGACGTCCAGCTCCGTGTCCGTGTCGTACGGGACAGACGCGGGGTCGGATAGCACCCCGAGGTCCACCAGTGCCTGGTCCATGTCCTCGGGCAGAAATACTATCCCTACATTCAGTACGATGTACTCCATCAGAAAGGCATAGTAGAGGATCAGGACGTTCACAAAGAACAGGCCCAGATAAAACATATATGGGAGTTCGTCCAACAGCGATTCAACCGAATCTAGATGGGCATAAACCGGATGTGTCatagacaaaaagaaaaaagaaaagaaagaagaggaataaATATCTGGATCCGTGTTTTTCGTGTGATCTGGTTGGCTGGTGCTAAAAATCTAGAAATCCTTTGGTGGAAAAGGAACCGGGGGCGTCCATCGCGTCCCGACGTGGAAGCAGTGATGGGGGGCAGCTTCGTTTTTAAAGTCTGGGTTCCTCCAACGACAGTTTAACCGCGCTTATCAAAAGGAAACGAGGAAAGACATGCGGACACGAGGTCGCACTGTTCATGGCTAATTATATCGCACGGATCGAGTTCGCCAGCTCAACGCGTTCCTGACGTCGGCTTGCGGGATTTCACGCCATGTATACTCAAACGGACGCTAAAAACCGCAACACCGAATGCGAGTAGAGGAAAACGCTAACATTTGTACAAGACTCACACTGGAATGCTCACGAACACGCGAGTTTGACGATGTCGTTACAGATAAAtgtcctaaaaaaaagaattgtcgTCCATGTCAAAACAGTCCTGAACACAAAGCGACGCGTGACGCCTCGGCAGCTGATTGGCTCACGCTTTGTACACTCCTGTTGTGATTCGTCTGCTGATTGTCAGTCGGGGACGTGTCGCAACCTTTAGTCGTCATTAATAACATGGGAAGTGCATTTTGTAGTTTTCTTCCAGCCCAACTTATATATGATCGGAAACAGTGCAGCTGGGAAAGAACAACAACTCCCAAACGAACCGTGATTTGAACCATTTACGTAATGCTCCCTTGCCCTGCCGCTGATATCGCTGCCTGTCACTTTCTGTTTTGCTAAGTGGCTATCCAGACGGGAAAGTGGCTGTAATGGTTACCCAAGGATACTAATGCGAGCAAAGACAACGAGCCCGGCAACATAAAGCCACCGTTTTAACATTACAACCATGTTTGGCCGgtcacgaagctgggttggaggGCAGGGGAGAACGAAAAATATCCACTCCTTGGACCATTTGAAGTAAGTAGCTAGCATTATATATACACGCTAACATCAGCCGATGTCGACAACAAGCGGCAATGTAATTAACTGAGTTGtcatgagctaaaaaaaaacacaaattaggtAGCTGTAAATTTAGTTGGCGAATTAATAAGTCGAGTTTCTGCTTGGCAAGATAACACTGGATATGTGGTCTAGCTTGTGGCAGGCTTCAACAGTTGTATTCCTAAATGTGCTTTCTttggctctttttcttttcattcatgtcTCTACATCAGGTATATGTACCATGTCCTAACCAAAAACACCACAGTGACCGATCACAACAGAAACCTTCTAGTTGAGACCATCCGTTCGATCACAGAGATCCTCATCTGGGGTGACCAGAATGACAGTTCTGTGTTTGAGTAAGTGCCagttagtgtttttacatcatatatgtatgtatatttgTAAGATCCATGTGAATCAAAGTGACGGATTTGAAGATAATTATATTTCAAGAAGAAGTAATTGCGATCCTCTTGTATGCGTTTGTGTGTACACTAATATAAATGCATGTATATACACCTGCATATGTTCAGTTTCTTCCTAGAGAAGAACATGTTTGCCTTCTTCCTGAACATCCTGCGTCAGAAATCAGGACGTTACGTGTgtgtccagctcctccagactCTCAACATTCTGTTCGAAAACATCAGTCATGAGACATCCTTGTGTAAGTATTACAATCAGCGCTCTGACAAGTTGGCTGAGGATATAAAGATCTTAAAGCGGTGCGCATGCGATTCAAATCTGTCACCAAACAAGTTGGATGacagatttcagacttggattaaaaaatacttttacgTGGTATTATACTGGAAAATGTTGTGTTAGAAATGTTAGTTTTGTTGTTACTTGGCAACCACATGCCCGTCGAATGATATGTTAACTTATGCAGTGGCGTTCCGTCCTATGCAAAGTAAGTATGGTTTGTGTTTTGATCAATTGTGAAGGAATTAAAACATGCATGTGGTATTGTGTCAGCAGGACTTGTGTACGCACTGTGCTCAGTAATCAATAGTTCAACCTCACTGATCTGATGAGAGGAGAGCAAACACAAACCTTTGTCTTCGCTTCTCTCCTCAAGATTATCTCTTGTCAAACAACCATGTAAACTCGATCATCGTCCACAAGTTTGACTTCTCAGACGAGGAGATCATGGCCTACTATATCTCCTTCCTCAAGACCCTGTCCCTCAAACTCAACAATCACACTGTGCATTTCTTCTACAACGAGGTGAGGATGGGCTCAGTGatctggccaaaaaaaaaatatcatggtCTGTTTATtcattgtaaaagaaaatacacaataCAAATTGCGATCATTGTTCTCGAGTTTGAAAAGCCTTCTAGGAGAGAATCAGAAAAATGCAGAGCTACCGGTTTGTCAAAGGCAGATGAACCAAGTGCAGCATGCTGACGTGTTGGATCTGTCATGTCTCACGCTGATAATCTATTCATTGGGGGTGAACCTCTGCAACCTTTATGCTGTGctgattaaatataaaaataaaattgctcaGGTTTTAGCACGCAATTCTCActtaaaaatgcaacaatgcCGAGAATGTCTGTCCCCaccagcttctctctctctctctctctcgctctctgtgtgcGTGCTTGTCTGTCGCCTGAGTGAGGCGGTGCAGTTCTTTGCCATGCTTACTGGGTCCCACTCTGTCTCCCACACACAGCACACTAATGACTTTGCCCTGTACACCGAAGCCATTAAGTTTTTCAACCACCCTGAAAGCATGGTCCGTATCGCAGTCCGCACCATCACGCTCAACGTCTATAAAGGTGAGAACCCACGACGCACATGTGCACATGCTaatcacgcacgcacacaaaagcATGCGCATACACAGTTTTTAGAATTCTTTCAAAAAGTACTTTAAAATGAACTGCTACATggatattttgtcattactCACAACAACCCAGGTTTCAGGACAGCaacactttattttctgtggTGGAATTCTGACTTTGTTCATCCGatcctgtcgtgtgtgtgtttatcctgtGCGTTGGAACCtttcctgttatttatttaaatcattttttgcgcttgcttttgtttgccaACTAATGTATAACATTACAATTAATTATAGATTTAATAACCAAGCCAAGAGTTATCAGGGTTGAAGTTCACTTCTTTTAACTTTGCTTGGGTGCGGTGCCTAATATTGTGTTATCACGAAGTCCAGTATGACTGCCCCATTACACCATTCTTAGAATAGTCAGGAGGCACTGCTGTAATATGATATATTCATTTCTTGTGATTTTTGTCCACTGAAAACTTGAGttatgtccaaatattttaatttgcaatCACTTATCAAATGCttgaaatacagtaatacctcaacatacgaGTGCCTTGACATAccagtgttccgagacacgttttttccattattattagcgttgatttgggtgtttttagacggccgtaatggattaaattgttttcagttattttatatgggaaaatgtatttgacgtgagagatttgagttacgagctcggtccgggaacgaattatactcgtatgtcaatgTATTACTAAAGTTGTTGTCACTTATCAATTCATTAGCTCAAGCGCTGCTATCCATGACAAACTAGAAAAAGACTTTTACCAGCAACAGTGTaagtttttttaatctgttttatgTACAGTTCTACGTGAACTCGTAGATGATGAGGATGACTTAAACTCCTTTTCCAGACGTGCCATTGTCTGCACTTTATTTAGTTGAGGTGCCTGTGGGGAACCTTCCCACCTCCACCCGTCCACAGCCACCCCTTAACTCACATTAACCCTGTCTGTGtttccccctctcccctctcctcttcaACAaccactcctcttcctctccttgtctctctccTCTACCTCCTCCCTCTACACGCCCCATCTGCCTAACTCCAGTTTCATGTAAGTTGGTTCCATTCATTCAGTCTTTTTCTCAGGGCTGTGTATCCAGAAACATTTCTGACCTCGTTCAGCCATATTTGATGCAGTTGCTTTTCAAAAACTAGTTTTAAAGTGGGTCGTAAGCCATTCAGTATTTTTCTGGTTTGGCTAATTCTTATCATTATAGTCATTGAAGTTTAACGCCGCGACtatgttgatttaaaaaatgtaacaGTGTGGAGACTGTCAGTGTTTGTCGATACCAGCCCTGTTGTTCCTGAATGTATTTGTTATATTTGCATAAATCCAAATTGTTTAAATTCCTGTTCTCGTATACCATTTTGTATCACTCAGTCCCATACATGCTAAAACCTGCATGCAGTTGGCTGATCTAAATAATTTATTCTCCTTCTAAAGACTTGACATCTGCAGCACCACTCAtgctggttgtcatggtgatgggCTTAAATAGTTTTGGTCACTGTGGTGATTCAATCGATATCTCCCCTTGCTTTCATTCTCAGTTCATGCACTGATGGTTTAAGCTGAGACGACGcaagttttctttttatgtGTTTCGTTTGTTTGGTTTGGCCGGTCATTCACTCCCTGAATGAGAAGTCAGTTTGACCCATGCAGAATGGAAATTACCGGTATTATCGGCTaacatttttttcctttgaatAACTACGTAAGCAAGTTGAAAGAGGCAGAGCTGTAAACTTCGCCAATTCAGATGCAAGAATGAATTTTTCATTGCTTTGGTATATCTGCTGCTCTTATTTGTAGTATTAATGCCTGTAGTGTTAGATACAACACCTCTCTTTTATAAGGCAGGCCTGAGCTTCATCTGTCTGATCTGATTAATCTATTACAGCTTTATTTTATAGTCTGTTCAAGcagtaaatacatttcaggGCTAGCCAGTTGTCTCGGTTCATAGTACACAAGGCCTTCCTTTATTCCCATACACAAACAATAGATTGACTTGATCTGCTCCTGCTTAATTTGACCCAACATCTGAATTGGGCTCTTGTTTTCAGTGGTTTTGGGGCTTTGGTGTcgggtttttaattttttcttgAATCATGTTTTACAATCTAATTGTGttaattttttggggggggggttataaagtGTATATTTAAATGAGTATGTGTGAATGTCTGTGAATACTCGAGACCTGCAGCCTCGTAAACAAACTCAACTCTCTCTAGTGGACAACCAGCACATGCTGCACTACATTCGAGATAAGACGGCGGCGCCGTATTTCAGCAACTTGGTCTGGTTTATCGGCAGCCATGTCATCGAACTGGACAAGTGTGTGCAGACGGATGAAGAGTAAGAACCATTGAATCCTTCTTGGTGTTACTCACCGTGACCTCTAGAGGGCAGACTTGTAAAGGATTTGTAACCtgaatgtgttttgtttcttgatTTTGatcctttccttctctcttggAACCTTTTTTGTGTTCCAGACATAAAAACAGAGGGAAGTTAAGTGACCTGGTGGCAGAGCATCTGGACCACCTCCACTACCTGAACGATATCCTCATCATCAGCTGTGAATTTCTCAATGATGTTTTGACTGACCACCTACTCAACCGTCTCTTCCTGCCGCTCTATGTCTACTCCTTGGTTGGCACCGAAAAGGTTCAGAGCTGTGCTCTTCTGTCTTGGTcgaacttagatcccattaaatgttgagagcgatccagatacacGTCTCCGGCTTTTCCCATTAACTTATAATGGGGGCGTTTTCaaaaaatatctttaaaaaatatgcattcaattctgTCACCAATAATCCAAGTCAAAAAGGGCTCTGATCattcactatcatgcaaaatgtcttctgggtgtgacccagaatgaggtcaggattattctttttacattttaacattgaaaatcccatttattcaaaaatctgtttaaaaatgcacaactccgattcacttttacttttcatggttggtgtataaagataccaagaacaatttagaaccttttgatgaagatccagatcaccatgtggacggtgtaaatccaaataggaggggaatgagctgcttggcggaggtctacgCTCCAAGTGCTTTACCAGTTTTAGCtctttgctttgtgtgtctccagttttatttctttcatcttCTAAATGACTGTTTAGTGTGTAACTTTGACTGAGCTctagttttctttttcctttagtCTGAAGAGCGAAAGATCAACCCTCAGGTGTCTCTCTACTTGCTCTCTCAAGTAAGTAACACACTTGTCAAATTGATAGCATTATACCAAAATATATCTATACCTACCAGATGTGTGGTTTCTTATGGAGAGCTAACAATAGCGGCAAAAATTATTTTGAGGCCGGGAAGCCGTCCTGCATTGttcaaaatatgttttgtatttgtgaGGAGGTCGACccgatgtttttttttaatgtgctatTGTAACTCAttcctttctttgtgttttctagGTGTTTCTGATCATCCACTATCAACCGCTGGTCAACACACTGGCCAATGTGGTCCTCAACGGAGACCTGTCTGTCTTCACCCCACAGACGGATGTGCGCAGCTCACAAaaacacacggtaacacacaaacaagacgTACACACGGTGCTTTGTATAATGTAATATATTCATCGCACACATTcgccctctctctgtctttctcggtgtgtctctctgtctctcaaacACAATGAGTTCCAGAAGTGTGCGTAGGTAGTTATGACATTTTGGAGTCATGCTTTTCTCCCTAATTTACCCACATCAAGTAAAGATGAATATAATTATCTACAACTGTTTATCAAACTCTCTCTCCTTATTTCCCATTGAAGCCCCCGACTAGACCCTCCTATTTCTTccacctctctccctcatcttctCTTTTTAGTCACATCTGTATCTTTCAGTCCTTTTTCTCATTGTCTGCCTTTCTTTccatctccccctccctccccctccctcccccttacTTTCACTGCCTGATTCCCCTCACCTCTCCTCTCATTTTGaattctctcctcctcttagtctcttctttcctctgctcctctcactTCACCACCacaaatacacgcacacacctttTGACCATCTTTTTGTGAAGTTAGCGGGTGTTGAGGTGGTGAGCGTTTCTGAGAACCCTTGTGGTTGTTCTCTGTTTTGTGTGCGAGACCTGTGGCTGTTGTAAGAAGCAACCTACATTTTCAGTGAATGTGAGCGGAGGTGTGACATCTAAATAATGTCGGTTTACCACAACAGGAGGCAGCCAGCGATTCATTTAGCAATTGTCTCTGTTTCCACATTTTATGGCTTTAAAAGTAACATCCTGCAATCAGGGGTGTGTTGggatattgtgtgtgtgtgtgtgtgtgtgtgtgtgtgtgtgtgtacctgtacctgtacaaCAGAAGCTCCTGAATTGTCATGAAGCTTTTAAGCAGGTGATTGTGCATAATTTATGTGACAGCCGCTTTTCACAGGCTTTAAAaggtggtttgtttgtttttttgttttttttggtggtggtggtggtggtggtggggggggggggtcttcaaaTGGACTCAGTTTTACCTTTGCCAAGAAGATTCAGAGGAGCTTTTCTAATTACTTAAGGAAATTCCTgatgatggatgaaaataatttctttttaaaggcATTTCTTTCATGCCAAACTGCTGCTGCATAATTATTTGATTCGTTGTAGATGAAACATGGACGTGGGTTCTGTTTTTGGACAGGTGATCACacgtacttcctgtttgtgcacgaTGTAGCTTTAATTAGGTCACATGAGGGTACAGTGACACAGCTGGCTCCCCTAACCCAAATGTCTTTCCTGGAAGAAGTGCCTTTTTTCCTCTCActgtctcttcttttttttaaaagcaggcTTACACGAAAGTGCACCAATTAGCCATATTTTGCAGCTGTTTTAGCTCTGTGTACATTTGTCTTTGACCTGAAAagtctatatgtgtgtgtgtaggtgtgtgtttgtgtataagTGTAGGTGTGTCTTAAATGCTGCCTGACCTCCATTTGTTTCTCAGCATATTGAGAATGGTTTACCAGAACAGgtgtgcctctctctctctcttacacacacacacacacacacacacacacacacacaagcacaaatgtACACACTTGAATAGGTGTCATTGTGATgcaaatgagatttttttttcagggtTCTGTGAACACAAAACTCACTTTTTCAGTTCAGATTTGAGTCATGGTTTGTGATTGTCGTGGCATCGGGGTGTAGATGGCTGTTGTCACCGGCCAGCGCTCGCAGTGCGGTAAGGCCAAACCACCAATTTAGGGAGATGAGAACTGGTCTGAGCAGATGATCGaggtctgtctgtcctccagactGACGTACTGCGCACATTCTCTACCGGTGCATCGGCTTTACTTTGTAAACCACAAGTTGTCTAACAAAcagtggtttgtttgtttcagttttGTTGTTAGT of the Brachionichthys hirsutus isolate HB-005 unplaced genomic scaffold, CSIRO-AGI_Bhir_v1 contig_852, whole genome shotgun sequence genome contains:
- the LOC137915936 gene encoding dexamethasone-induced protein homolog, whose protein sequence is MTHPVYAHLDSVESLLDELPYMFYLGLFFVNVLILYYAFLMEYIVLNVGIVFLPEDMDQALVDLGVLSDPASVPYDTDTELDVFEGYLE